One part of the Acidobacteriota bacterium genome encodes these proteins:
- a CDS encoding tetratricopeptide repeat protein: protein MRAETRHQMKEDRFSKATLHAAEQTVHWTVEHQSKLVIAGIVLAVAALIGFGGWYYMNGQDEKASLEFGSANRVLEQPVRPAGVPAQPGYPSFASSQERATEARKQFQAVVDKYPRTRTADMARYFVGLTAAQLGDNAAAEHNLQEVANSSNKDLGSLAKLALASVYRAENKDSQASDSYKQLIDKPTTSVNKVTAQLELASFYEVRQKPDEAKRVYDQIQKENPSTDAASIAQQRAAKLK from the coding sequence GTGCGCGCAGAAACCCGGCACCAAATGAAGGAAGACCGCTTCAGCAAAGCAACTCTCCACGCGGCCGAACAGACCGTCCACTGGACGGTCGAGCACCAGTCTAAACTCGTGATTGCAGGCATTGTGTTGGCCGTGGCCGCTCTGATCGGCTTTGGCGGCTGGTACTACATGAATGGGCAGGACGAGAAGGCAAGCCTGGAGTTTGGCAGCGCCAACCGCGTGCTCGAACAGCCCGTACGTCCGGCGGGAGTACCGGCACAGCCCGGCTATCCCAGTTTCGCCTCTTCGCAGGAACGTGCCACCGAAGCTCGTAAGCAGTTTCAAGCCGTCGTCGACAAGTATCCCCGGACTCGTACCGCCGATATGGCTCGCTATTTCGTGGGCCTGACCGCGGCGCAACTTGGAGACAACGCGGCTGCCGAGCACAATCTTCAGGAAGTTGCGAACTCGTCCAACAAAGATTTGGGATCCCTCGCAAAACTGGCCCTGGCTTCCGTGTATCGAGCGGAGAATAAGGATTCGCAAGCCAGCGATTCTTACAAACAGCTGATCGACAAGCCGACCACCTCGGTGAACAAGGTCACAGCGCAGCTGGAGTTGGCAAGCTTTTATGAAGTCCGGCAGAAGCCGGACGAGGCGAAACGCGTCTACGATCAAATCCAGAAGGAAAATCCTTCAACGGACGCTGCTTCAATAGCTCAACAACGCGCGGCAAAACTAAAATAG
- a CDS encoding TraR/DksA family transcriptional regulator, which translates to MDKKKLEYFRKKLETRQGELRHMVTRNQQDGRSADDEATQDVADRAASSYNKEFLFSQSNNDRQLLLMVDGALGRLREGTFGECVSCGKEINAKRLEAVPWTRHCIECQEKAEQGLLETAL; encoded by the coding sequence ATGGATAAGAAGAAGTTGGAGTACTTCAGAAAGAAGCTGGAAACGCGGCAGGGGGAACTACGTCACATGGTGACCCGCAACCAGCAGGATGGCCGCAGCGCGGACGACGAGGCCACCCAGGATGTCGCCGATCGCGCCGCCAGTTCCTATAACAAAGAGTTCCTCTTCAGCCAGAGTAATAACGATCGACAGCTGCTCCTGATGGTTGACGGAGCTCTGGGCCGCCTCCGCGAAGGTACGTTCGGAGAGTGCGTTTCCTGCGGCAAGGAAATCAACGCCAAGCGCCTGGAAGCTGTGCCATGGACACGCCACTGCATCGAGTGCCAGGAAAAAGCGGAGCAGGGACTGCTCGAAACCGCCCTCTAG
- a CDS encoding aminotransferase class V-fold PLP-dependent enzyme has protein sequence MLASQRHLFDIPEDVTYLNCAYMSPLMRSAVDAGHEGLARKARPWEITPQKFFTGADEFRSTAAQFIDASPDCVAIVSSASYGVATAALNLPIRKGQTILVLDEQFPSNYYPWQRMADDKGASLKVVPWPEDEDWTAAVLRSLTEDVAIAALPNVHWTSGGKLDLVRIGEACRKIGAALALDVTQSLGALPFSVRDVQPDFMVAANYKWLLGPYTTGVLYVAPKWHGGRSLEENWIVRANAHDFASLIQYTNDYDLGARRFDMGERSNFGLLPAATQAMKQLLQWKVTEISETSGALNRQLAAEAAEIGFSSPPENLRAPHYLCLRRKAGIPAGLPEILARQKVFVSVRGSSVRVTPHVYNTPQDAERLIACLKQIVSAT, from the coding sequence ATGCTTGCATCCCAGCGCCATCTTTTTGATATTCCGGAAGACGTCACGTATTTGAACTGTGCCTATATGTCGCCGCTGATGCGGTCGGCAGTCGATGCGGGGCACGAGGGTTTGGCTCGCAAAGCGCGTCCTTGGGAGATTACTCCGCAGAAGTTCTTCACAGGAGCCGACGAATTTCGCAGCACTGCGGCGCAGTTCATCGATGCATCTCCGGATTGCGTGGCCATTGTCTCGTCGGCAAGTTACGGTGTCGCGACGGCAGCGCTCAATTTGCCAATCCGCAAAGGGCAAACAATTCTCGTCCTCGATGAGCAATTTCCCTCGAATTACTATCCGTGGCAAAGAATGGCGGATGACAAGGGTGCTTCACTCAAGGTTGTGCCGTGGCCCGAAGACGAGGACTGGACGGCAGCTGTTCTTCGTTCCTTGACGGAGGATGTGGCGATTGCGGCGCTGCCGAATGTCCATTGGACAAGCGGTGGGAAATTGGATTTGGTGCGAATCGGCGAAGCTTGCAGAAAAATTGGCGCTGCGCTCGCGCTAGACGTTACACAATCATTGGGTGCACTTCCTTTCAGCGTGCGCGACGTGCAGCCTGATTTCATGGTCGCGGCCAACTACAAATGGCTGCTGGGGCCGTACACGACCGGAGTGCTCTATGTCGCGCCCAAGTGGCACGGCGGACGTTCGCTCGAAGAGAATTGGATTGTGCGGGCGAATGCGCACGATTTTGCCAGTCTGATTCAGTACACGAACGACTACGACCTCGGTGCACGGCGCTTCGACATGGGAGAGCGCTCGAATTTCGGGCTGCTACCCGCTGCCACGCAAGCAATGAAGCAACTGCTGCAATGGAAGGTGACAGAAATCTCGGAGACGTCCGGTGCACTCAATCGGCAGTTGGCGGCCGAAGCGGCTGAAATTGGATTTTCGTCCCCGCCGGAAAACCTGCGTGCTCCGCATTATTTGTGCCTGCGCCGGAAAGCCGGAATTCCTGCGGGATTACCCGAAATCCTGGCGCGGCAGAAAGTATTTGTCAGCGTACGTGGAAGTTCGGTGCGGGTGACTCCGCACGTCTACAACACTCCGCAGGATGCGGAGCGCTTGATTGCTTGCCTGAAACAAATTGTCAGCGCTACGTGA
- a CDS encoding M20/M25/M40 family metallo-hydrolase produces MKKLTRTLVVFGCLTAAVWPQARAASNLATPAPLPKELIEQLQSIRDAALSSDYAWHQLAHLTENIGPRPSGSPQAQAASEYVGAELRKLGLDVHLEEARVSHWVRGEEKAELVEFPDQPQKVTQKIILTALSGGTATPSEGITNDVIVVHSFDELKDLGRDKVAGKIVLFNVRFDTRKAQAGLAFDAYGEAVMYRAKGGQAVAEAGGVAALVRSVGGAEYRVPHTGFSFPAPVPAAAVVAEDADLIDHLASQGRVRMHLTLTPQHLPDTTGYNVVADIKGSEHPEQIVVVSGHLDSWDLGRGAIDDGAGVVISMATAEILQRLHIRPRRTLRVIAWMDEENGGGGHEAYGKSHAAEMVNHIAAIESDAGAGHPLGFSAKLSPAAIAALRPVMSVLLPVGSTALRATSVSPGSDIEPLVDAGVPGLGIIQDGRKYFDYHHTPADTLDKVDPQELRENAAAMAVMGYAIAAMPDPLPR; encoded by the coding sequence ATGAAAAAACTGACCCGAACCCTAGTCGTTTTTGGCTGTCTGACTGCTGCGGTCTGGCCGCAAGCCCGCGCAGCGAGCAACCTGGCCACTCCGGCCCCCTTACCCAAGGAATTGATCGAGCAGCTGCAGTCGATTCGCGATGCGGCTCTGTCAAGCGATTACGCGTGGCACCAGCTTGCTCATCTGACTGAGAATATCGGGCCGCGGCCATCGGGATCTCCGCAAGCCCAGGCGGCGTCGGAATACGTCGGTGCCGAACTGCGCAAACTCGGACTCGATGTTCACCTTGAGGAAGCACGCGTTTCTCACTGGGTACGCGGCGAAGAAAAAGCTGAACTCGTCGAATTTCCCGATCAGCCGCAGAAGGTGACACAGAAGATTATTCTGACCGCGCTCAGCGGAGGCACGGCCACACCCTCCGAAGGCATCACGAACGACGTGATCGTCGTGCATAGTTTTGATGAACTCAAGGATCTGGGCCGTGACAAAGTTGCCGGCAAGATCGTGCTGTTCAACGTTCGTTTCGACACTCGCAAAGCGCAGGCCGGCCTTGCCTTTGACGCCTACGGAGAAGCGGTAATGTATCGCGCAAAAGGTGGACAGGCGGTGGCCGAAGCAGGCGGTGTCGCGGCTCTCGTGCGTTCAGTCGGCGGCGCGGAGTATCGCGTGCCGCACACTGGATTCAGCTTTCCCGCTCCCGTGCCAGCCGCGGCGGTCGTTGCCGAGGATGCCGACCTGATCGACCACCTTGCTTCGCAGGGACGCGTGCGCATGCATCTCACGCTGACTCCGCAACACCTGCCGGATACTACCGGCTACAACGTCGTCGCGGACATCAAGGGCAGCGAACATCCGGAACAGATCGTCGTCGTCTCCGGCCATCTTGATTCCTGGGATCTCGGACGCGGAGCCATCGACGATGGAGCCGGCGTTGTCATTTCTATGGCGACAGCAGAAATTCTTCAACGCCTGCACATCCGCCCGCGGCGCACACTTCGCGTGATCGCCTGGATGGATGAAGAAAACGGAGGCGGCGGTCACGAAGCGTACGGAAAATCGCACGCCGCTGAAATGGTGAATCACATCGCAGCCATTGAAAGCGATGCGGGCGCCGGACATCCGCTTGGATTCTCCGCGAAGCTCTCGCCCGCGGCAATTGCCGCTCTGCGTCCAGTCATGAGCGTTCTGCTTCCGGTTGGTTCCACCGCGCTGCGAGCTACCAGCGTCAGCCCCGGATCGGATATCGAACCCCTGGTCGACGCGGGAGTGCCTGGCCTTGGCATCATTCAGGATGGCCGGAAATATTTCGACTACCACCACACTCCGGCTGACACGCTCGACAAAGTCGATCCCCAGGAACTGCGCGAAAACGCCGCAGCCATGGCTGTCATGGGATATGCAATCGCCGCCATGCCTGATCCTTTGCCCAGATAG
- a CDS encoding peptidase U62, with the protein MKSASAVAVLSLLLSVFLTVPQAQAKPPATPQTDVLLTTMERELHRGQAELAKQDPAPYFTSYAVDDDDSLFVIASQGGLLSSNRAHRRTADVSMRIGSPALDNTHDEERRSGLNFGQLPLKDDPDAIARVLWKLTYQQYRQAQQAFTNVKTKSAVRAKDDDDSADFSEEKSSTYSQDTSSAALPQQKVWEDLARRYSGYFRPYPYLQETGAMIIAQRARHYLVSTEGTKVVTEDTIFRVMISAETLADDGMQLMRVETFQFSDPAKAPPEAEVAARAKKMAEDLLALRNAPLAEPYNGPAMLSGRAAAVFFHEVLGHRIEGQRQRGRDEGQTFAKKINEKILPEFLSVVDDPTQRILGSTELSGWYRYDDEGVPAERVEVVKDGILKNFLMGRMPVKNFSHSNGHGRSQPGLMPVGRQGNLIVTSSKTIPDAGLRTRFVEEIKKQNKPYGLYFEDIQGGFTLTSRSLPQSFQVLPVMVWRVYADGRPDELVRGVDIVGTPLTVLTGIVATGQTSSVFNGICGAESGNIPVSAAAPAMLFSEIEVQKRKYGDTRPPILPPPPGASSGKGGAQ; encoded by the coding sequence ATGAAATCCGCAAGCGCTGTTGCCGTGCTCTCCCTTTTGCTGTCAGTCTTTCTGACCGTACCGCAAGCCCAAGCCAAGCCACCTGCGACCCCCCAGACAGACGTTCTACTGACCACGATGGAGCGGGAATTGCACCGCGGCCAGGCGGAACTAGCGAAGCAGGATCCGGCACCCTATTTCACGAGCTACGCGGTCGACGACGACGATTCGCTATTCGTGATCGCATCGCAAGGGGGATTGCTGAGTTCGAATCGCGCGCATCGGCGCACCGCCGACGTCAGCATGCGCATCGGTTCGCCGGCTCTCGACAACACACATGACGAAGAACGCCGCTCGGGCCTCAACTTTGGGCAACTGCCGTTGAAGGACGATCCCGACGCCATCGCTCGCGTTCTGTGGAAGCTGACGTACCAGCAGTATCGCCAGGCTCAGCAGGCCTTCACCAACGTGAAGACCAAGAGCGCGGTGCGTGCCAAGGACGATGACGACTCCGCTGATTTCTCCGAGGAAAAATCCTCCACGTATTCGCAAGACACCTCTTCCGCCGCGCTGCCGCAGCAGAAGGTTTGGGAAGACCTCGCGCGCCGCTACTCAGGATATTTCCGTCCCTACCCCTACCTGCAGGAAACGGGCGCGATGATCATTGCTCAGAGAGCGCGCCACTACCTGGTCTCGACGGAGGGTACAAAAGTCGTCACCGAAGACACCATCTTTCGAGTCATGATCTCGGCGGAAACTCTTGCCGACGACGGCATGCAATTGATGCGCGTCGAGACTTTCCAATTTTCCGATCCCGCCAAAGCTCCCCCCGAAGCGGAAGTGGCGGCACGGGCGAAGAAGATGGCCGAGGATCTGCTTGCTCTGCGCAACGCGCCGCTTGCCGAACCGTACAACGGTCCCGCGATGTTGTCCGGGCGTGCCGCTGCCGTCTTTTTCCACGAAGTGCTGGGTCACCGCATCGAAGGGCAACGCCAGCGCGGGCGCGACGAAGGCCAGACCTTCGCGAAGAAAATTAACGAAAAGATTTTGCCGGAGTTCCTCAGCGTGGTCGACGATCCCACGCAGCGCATCCTCGGCAGCACCGAACTTTCCGGCTGGTATCGATACGACGACGAAGGCGTGCCGGCCGAGCGCGTAGAAGTGGTCAAGGACGGCATTCTGAAAAACTTTCTGATGGGACGCATGCCGGTAAAGAACTTCAGCCATTCGAACGGCCACGGCCGCTCTCAACCCGGACTCATGCCCGTCGGGCGCCAGGGCAATTTGATCGTGACCTCAAGCAAGACGATCCCCGACGCAGGCCTGCGCACGCGCTTCGTCGAAGAAATTAAGAAACAAAACAAACCCTACGGGCTTTACTTCGAAGACATTCAAGGCGGATTCACTCTGACCTCGCGCTCCCTGCCGCAATCGTTTCAGGTGTTACCAGTGATGGTGTGGCGCGTGTACGCGGACGGCCGCCCCGACGAACTGGTGCGCGGTGTCGACATCGTGGGAACACCCCTTACTGTTCTCACAGGCATCGTCGCGACTGGACAGACGAGCAGCGTCTTCAACGGCATCTGCGGCGCGGAATCCGGCAACATCCCCGTATCGGCAGCGGCTCCAGCCATGCTGTTTTCTGAGATCGAAGTACAGAAGAGGAAATACGGCGACACGCGGCCTCCCATCCTGCCGCCTCCTCCCGGTGCGAGTTCCGGCAAGGGCGGTGCGCAATGA
- a CDS encoding peptidase U62 yields MTTIKATMTIRKILLAAISTVLLFCLSPASRAADSAADDVLLRALREEMERSKDKLKMDGLSAPYYIEYRVSAFDQFEAGATFGAVRTQQRMQARLLRVVVRLGDYKQDSYFGTGEGTTDLVATDDDMFALRDRVWLATDRAYKAAGEALSAKQAALKQFKVDEPVDDFAKAPVVEIIEPLARLSSADFTPWLHLIEEASSQFRADTKLESADSGIRFVAENRYFLNSEGSVARTGITRYQIHVEGSTQAPDGMLLQRSYGDIKRELSELPARDTFLSTTTKLFETLKQLRDAPIVDEDYRGPVLLANDAADTVFAELVEPNLLGKKPPLGQNARTTGRWSSSLNSRVLPEFITVFDDPTISSISGHPLLGNYVVDDEGVKGQRVSLIEKGQLVSYLVGRQPIRGFPTSNGHGRSGPGAAPLPTPGNLIIQSSDPQADSELKKKLIGLCKQRELPYCLYVGTMGPRLSPRLLYKVWTADGHEELVRGGVFGDLDVRSLRSNLVAAGTEPAIEDHADLATFSVACPALLFDELEVKRSEATKQKLPVYPPPPLTQNRE; encoded by the coding sequence ATGACCACAATAAAGGCAACGATGACGATTCGAAAAATCTTGCTGGCTGCAATCTCCACCGTTCTGCTGTTCTGTTTGTCTCCCGCCTCGCGTGCGGCCGATTCCGCGGCCGACGATGTCCTGTTGCGCGCGCTTCGCGAGGAGATGGAGCGCTCGAAAGACAAGCTCAAGATGGATGGCTTGTCCGCACCGTACTACATCGAATATCGCGTCAGCGCCTTCGACCAGTTCGAAGCGGGCGCCACCTTCGGTGCCGTACGCACGCAGCAACGCATGCAGGCACGCCTGCTCCGAGTCGTAGTCCGACTCGGAGATTACAAGCAAGACAGCTACTTCGGCACTGGCGAGGGAACGACCGACCTGGTGGCAACCGATGACGACATGTTTGCTCTTCGCGATCGCGTGTGGCTTGCCACCGATCGCGCATACAAAGCCGCCGGGGAAGCACTCTCCGCCAAGCAAGCGGCTCTCAAACAGTTCAAAGTGGACGAACCCGTCGATGACTTCGCCAAGGCCCCAGTTGTGGAAATCATTGAGCCTCTGGCCCGACTTTCCTCCGCTGACTTCACTCCCTGGCTCCACCTGATCGAAGAGGCATCCAGCCAGTTTCGTGCCGACACGAAACTCGAGTCGGCGGACTCCGGCATACGCTTCGTCGCGGAGAATCGCTATTTCCTCAATTCCGAAGGGAGCGTTGCGCGCACCGGCATTACCCGTTACCAGATTCATGTCGAAGGATCGACGCAGGCCCCGGACGGGATGCTGCTGCAGCGCTCCTACGGCGACATCAAGCGCGAGCTGAGCGAATTACCGGCGCGTGACACGTTCTTGAGCACGACTACCAAACTGTTCGAAACTCTCAAGCAATTACGCGACGCTCCGATCGTCGACGAAGATTATCGCGGCCCCGTGCTACTCGCCAACGATGCAGCCGACACAGTGTTCGCAGAGCTGGTCGAGCCTAACTTGCTGGGGAAGAAACCCCCTCTCGGACAGAACGCGCGCACCACGGGAAGGTGGTCCTCCAGTCTGAACAGCCGTGTCCTTCCTGAGTTCATCACCGTGTTCGACGATCCGACCATTTCGTCGATTTCTGGTCATCCGTTGCTTGGAAATTATGTCGTGGACGACGAAGGAGTAAAAGGGCAGCGCGTTTCCCTCATCGAAAAAGGGCAGCTCGTCTCTTACCTGGTTGGACGGCAACCGATTCGCGGATTTCCCACGTCGAATGGGCACGGACGATCCGGGCCGGGAGCTGCGCCTCTCCCCACGCCGGGCAATCTGATCATTCAATCGAGCGATCCGCAGGCTGACTCCGAACTCAAGAAGAAATTGATAGGCCTCTGCAAGCAGCGCGAGCTTCCCTACTGTTTGTATGTGGGAACGATGGGACCACGTCTGTCGCCGCGCCTCCTCTACAAAGTCTGGACCGCGGATGGACACGAAGAACTGGTACGCGGCGGAGTTTTTGGCGATCTCGATGTGCGGTCGCTGCGCAGTAATCTGGTCGCAGCCGGAACCGAGCCTGCGATTGAGGATCACGCCGATCTGGCGACGTTCAGTGTTGCCTGTCCGGCATTGCTGTTCGACGAACTGGAAGTGAAACGTTCGGAAGCAACCAAGCAGAAGCTGCCGGTCTATCCTCCGCCTCCGCTCACCCAAAATCGTGAATGA